In Bufo gargarizans isolate SCDJY-AF-19 chromosome 5, ASM1485885v1, whole genome shotgun sequence, the following are encoded in one genomic region:
- the LOC122939520 gene encoding adseverin-like has protein sequence MVLYHKEFADAGQKSGLQIWRIEKMDLVPVPESLHGNFYVGDAYIILHTILKSNSKYYDLHYWLGKECSQDESTSAAIFTVQMDDYLGGKPIQYRELQGYESSVFVGYFKGGIKYKAGGVASGFTHVVTNDLTAQRLFHIKGRRVVRATEVPLNWSSFNSGDCFIIDLGSVSEKDENCCASMFLKKTFCY, from the exons ATGGTCCTCTATCACAAGGAGTTCGCCGATGCCGGCCAGAAGTCCGGTCTCCAGATCTGGAGAATTGAGAAAATGGACCTGGTCCCTGTCCCGGAAAGTCTACACGGTAACTTCTACGTGGGAGACGCTTATATCATTCTCCATACCATACTGAAGAGCAACAGCAAATATTACGACCTGCACTACTGGCTCG GGAAGGAATGCTCTCAAGATGAAAGCACGTCAGCCGCCATTTTCACCGTGCAAATGGATGACTATCTTGGAGGAAAGCCCATTCAGTACAGAGAACTACAAGGCTACGAATCCAGTGTGTTTGTTGGATATTTCAAAGGAGGGATTAAGTATAAG GCTGGTGGAGTGGCATCTGGTTTCACGCATGTGGTGACTAATGACCTCACTGCCCAACGTCTATTTCATATCAAAGGTCGAAGAGTGGTGAGAGCAACAGAGGTTCCTCTTAACTGGTCCAGCTTCAACAGTGGAGACTGCTTCATCATTGATCTGGGATCTGTAAGTGAGAAGGATGAGAACTGCTGCGCCTCtatgtttttgaaaaaaacattCTGTTATTGA